From Streptomyces griseorubiginosus, one genomic window encodes:
- a CDS encoding spherulation-specific family 4 protein — translation MPHLTSTKSSTPSTELHTGLGVPGFAHPLVAPAEWAELTRPGTPLHWTVLNIADGPGARPDPHCLEAAGRLRNAGVRVLGHLDTTYGSRTFGELISEGQRYLDWYRVDGFLLDRCPTGRAALPEIRRTVTTLRALRDDAHIVLGHGTHPYPGYAENADQLITFSGPWSDYRWSQVAEWTADYPPETFCHLVHGVPGPHLDEALRIARWQGASTIWFTDRTDRGGRVDPWETMPGYWDEIVSRIGTGVSE, via the coding sequence ATGCCGCATCTGACCAGCACGAAGAGCAGTACGCCGAGCACCGAACTCCATACCGGCCTGGGGGTCCCCGGCTTCGCCCACCCCCTGGTCGCCCCCGCCGAGTGGGCCGAACTCACCCGCCCCGGCACCCCCCTGCACTGGACCGTCCTCAACATCGCCGACGGTCCCGGTGCCCGCCCCGACCCGCACTGCCTGGAGGCGGCCGGCCGGCTGCGCAACGCGGGTGTCCGGGTCCTCGGCCACCTCGACACCACATACGGGTCCCGGACCTTCGGCGAGCTGATCTCCGAGGGGCAGCGCTACCTCGACTGGTACCGGGTCGACGGCTTCCTCCTGGACCGCTGCCCGACCGGACGCGCCGCGCTCCCCGAGATCCGCCGCACCGTCACCACGCTCCGCGCGCTCCGTGACGACGCCCACATCGTCCTCGGCCACGGCACCCACCCGTACCCCGGATACGCCGAGAACGCCGACCAGTTGATCACCTTCTCCGGCCCCTGGAGCGACTACCGCTGGTCGCAGGTGGCCGAGTGGACCGCCGACTACCCGCCCGAGACCTTCTGCCACCTCGTCCATGGAGTGCCGGGCCCCCATCTCGACGAGGCCCTGCGCATCGCCCGCTGGCAGGGCGCCTCCACCATCTGGTTCACCGACCGCACGGACCGGGGCGGCCGCGTGGACCCCTGGGAGACCATGCCCGGCTACTGGGACGAAATCGTCTCGCGGATCGGAACGGGTGTCTCGGAATGA
- a CDS encoding NAD-dependent epimerase/dehydratase family protein, with amino-acid sequence MRVLLIGANGYLGRFVADRLLADPAVQLTALGRGDDADVRFDLASGSPGALTRFLDAVHPGVVVNCAGATRGGARELTRHNTVAVATVCEALRRSGCGARLVQIGCGAEYGPSQPGSSTAEDAVPRPGGPYGVSKLAATELVLGSGLDAVVLRVFSPAGPGTPAGSPLGRLAEAMRRAMQSGDGELKLGGLGAQRDFVDVRDVARAVHAASLSAAQGVINIGSGRAVRLRDAAAVLARVAGYGGALHELDGPPGPLRATIGHPRSESDHAAPVAYPYPDGCGSWQQADVRTARDRLGWRPRINLEESLADIWMEAACRI; translated from the coding sequence ATGAGAGTCCTGCTGATCGGAGCCAACGGCTACCTCGGCCGCTTCGTCGCCGACCGTCTGCTCGCCGACCCCGCCGTCCAGCTCACCGCCCTCGGTCGCGGTGACGACGCCGACGTCCGCTTCGACCTCGCGTCCGGCAGCCCCGGCGCCCTCACCCGCTTCCTCGACGCGGTCCACCCGGGCGTCGTCGTCAACTGCGCCGGCGCCACCCGCGGCGGTGCCCGCGAACTCACCCGCCACAACACGGTCGCCGTCGCCACCGTCTGCGAGGCCCTGCGCCGCAGCGGCTGCGGCGCCCGTCTGGTGCAGATCGGCTGCGGCGCGGAGTACGGCCCCAGCCAGCCCGGCTCCTCCACGGCCGAGGACGCCGTCCCGCGCCCCGGCGGCCCGTACGGAGTCAGCAAACTCGCCGCCACCGAACTGGTCCTGGGCTCCGGCCTCGACGCGGTCGTCCTGCGCGTCTTCTCCCCGGCCGGCCCCGGCACCCCCGCCGGGTCCCCGCTCGGCCGGCTCGCCGAGGCCATGCGCCGGGCCATGCAGTCCGGCGACGGCGAACTGAAGCTCGGCGGCCTCGGCGCCCAGCGCGACTTCGTCGACGTCCGCGATGTGGCCCGCGCCGTCCACGCCGCCTCGCTCTCCGCCGCACAGGGCGTGATCAACATCGGCTCCGGCCGTGCCGTCCGCCTCCGGGACGCCGCGGCGGTGCTCGCCCGGGTCGCCGGATACGGCGGCGCCCTCCACGAACTCGACGGCCCTCCCGGCCCGCTGCGGGCGACCATCGGCCACCCCCGCTCCGAGTCCGACCATGCGGCACCGGTCGCGTACCCGTACCCCGACGGCTGCGGCAGCTGGCAGCAGGCCGACGTCCGCACCGCACGGGACCGGCTGGGCTGGCGCCCCCGGATCAACCTCGAAGAGTCCCTCGCCGACATCTGGATGGAGGCGGCATGCCGCATCTGA
- a CDS encoding DUF3492 domain-containing protein, which produces MRIGLLTEGGYPYVSGDARLWCDRLVRGLEQHEFDIYALSRSEHQEDEGWVPLPPQVDRVITAPLWAAEDDGVVYGRRARRRFAESYGELAAALCEGGVAEGAGRAQGGSEEAPGVEADRFASALYGLAELARDEGGLVGALRSETAVRALERACRAPGARQTAREARVPDLLTVAAHLERALRPLSLDWYEDDGLGAVDLCHAAAGGAAALPGLLAHHFCGVPLLVTEYGVRLRTHYLADTESSPAVRALLASFHGRLATETYRRAAVVTPGNTHARRWQERCGADREKLRTVYPGMDAGHFAEVGESAECVDPDTLVWVGRVEPAKDLISLLHAFAEIRKEEPKTRLRIVGAPTGAEGEAYLGHCKALAAQLFPDEAEGLHAVGDNPVSFEEIGGPEVPTLADAYASGAVTVLSSVVEGFPISLVEAMFCARATVSTDVGAVVEVIGGTGLVVPPRNPKALAEACVTLLRDPERRERLGAAARARALELFTVEQNITAFHGIYLEIVSSTPVRRVVLDGTGEPLPFAAPAEAHVPGRWTERSTRVAARGGPGWVAGPPVRATPPFAATEGAPG; this is translated from the coding sequence GTGCGCATCGGACTGCTTACGGAGGGTGGCTATCCGTATGTGAGCGGTGACGCCAGGCTCTGGTGCGACCGGCTCGTGCGCGGGCTCGAGCAGCACGAGTTCGACATCTACGCGCTCAGCCGCAGTGAGCACCAGGAGGACGAGGGCTGGGTCCCCCTGCCGCCGCAGGTCGACAGGGTGATCACCGCCCCGCTGTGGGCCGCCGAGGACGACGGGGTGGTGTACGGGCGGCGCGCGCGCCGTCGGTTCGCCGAGTCCTACGGGGAGTTGGCGGCGGCGCTGTGCGAGGGGGGCGTCGCGGAAGGTGCCGGGCGGGCCCAGGGAGGCTCCGAGGAGGCGCCCGGCGTTGAGGCGGACCGTTTCGCCAGCGCCCTGTACGGGCTCGCCGAACTCGCCCGTGACGAGGGCGGGCTGGTGGGAGCGCTCCGCTCCGAGACCGCCGTACGAGCCCTGGAGCGCGCCTGTCGTGCGCCCGGTGCCCGGCAGACGGCTCGCGAGGCGCGCGTACCGGATCTGCTCACCGTGGCCGCACACCTGGAACGCGCCCTGCGCCCCCTCTCGCTCGACTGGTACGAGGACGACGGCCTCGGCGCGGTCGACCTCTGCCACGCGGCCGCCGGCGGCGCGGCCGCCCTGCCCGGGCTCCTCGCGCACCACTTCTGCGGCGTACCGCTGCTGGTGACCGAGTACGGCGTGCGGCTGCGGACGCACTACCTGGCCGACACCGAGTCCTCGCCCGCCGTACGCGCCCTGCTCGCCTCCTTCCACGGCCGGCTCGCCACCGAGACCTACCGGCGGGCCGCGGTCGTCACCCCCGGCAACACCCACGCCCGCCGCTGGCAGGAACGCTGCGGCGCCGACCGGGAGAAGCTGCGCACGGTTTACCCCGGCATGGACGCCGGCCACTTCGCGGAGGTCGGCGAGTCGGCGGAGTGCGTGGACCCGGACACGCTGGTGTGGGTCGGGCGGGTCGAACCCGCCAAGGACCTGATCTCGCTGCTCCACGCCTTCGCGGAGATCCGCAAGGAGGAGCCCAAGACGCGCCTGCGGATCGTCGGCGCGCCCACCGGCGCCGAGGGCGAGGCCTATCTGGGGCACTGCAAGGCCCTGGCCGCACAGCTCTTCCCCGACGAGGCGGAAGGGCTGCACGCCGTCGGCGACAACCCGGTCTCCTTCGAGGAGATCGGCGGGCCGGAGGTGCCCACCCTGGCCGACGCGTACGCCTCGGGCGCGGTCACCGTGCTGTCCAGCGTCGTCGAGGGCTTTCCGATCAGCCTGGTCGAGGCCATGTTCTGCGCCAGGGCGACCGTGTCCACCGACGTCGGTGCGGTGGTGGAGGTCATCGGGGGGACGGGGCTCGTCGTCCCGCCGCGCAACCCCAAGGCGCTCGCGGAGGCGTGCGTGACCTTGCTGCGCGACCCCGAGCGCCGTGAGCGCCTGGGAGCCGCCGCGCGCGCCCGCGCACTCGAACTGTTCACCGTGGAACAGAACATCACGGCATTTCACGGCATTTACCTGGAGATCGTCTCGAGCACCCCGGTCCGCCGGGTCGTCCTGGACGGCACCGGCGAGCCCCTGCCGTTCGCCGCCCCCGCCGAGGCCCACGTCCCGGGCCGCTGGACCGAGCGCAGCACCCGAGTCGCGGCCCGCGGCGGCCCCGGCTGGGTGGCGGGGCCTCCGGTCCGCGCGACACCTCCCTTCGCCGCGACGGAAGGAGCGCCGGGATGA
- a CDS encoding alpha/beta hydrolase, whose amino-acid sequence MPNPPRPRAAALTAAVLLLSCALAGCGGDSQDEDLSAQELSWKDCPAPSRAEGGGDPPSPLPGGAEWQCATLKAPLDWAKPKGDTIDLALIRAKASGAEDRRIGSLVFNFGGPGGSGVTTLPAFGADYATLRTRYDLVSFDPRGVGRSAPVECLNAPQLDYWFEQDWTPDDLAERTALMANTKEFNAACEENSQKMLPHVRTTDAARDMDLMRQVLGDDKLYYFGISYGTELGGVYAHLFPKRVGRAVFDAVVDPTQSSEQGSLGQAEGFQLALDNFAEDCTSKPEDCPVGDTVQDVKDRIAKLLADLDRKPIPGIGQRPLTQTAATNGIAQSLYSKDFWEYLVEGLEQAYDGDGRILMLLSDSMNGRSENGEYSNITAANIAINCADDRPRYTATDVERRLPAFRAASPLFGDFMAWSMVSCTDWAVAGAADRPDVNAAGSAPILVVGNTGDPATPYEGARKMVEALGTGVGVELTYKGQGHGAYGSKNRCVQAAVDGYLLNGKVPAAGTVCS is encoded by the coding sequence ATGCCGAACCCCCCTCGACCGCGCGCTGCCGCCCTGACCGCCGCCGTCCTGCTGCTGTCCTGCGCGCTGGCGGGCTGCGGCGGCGACTCCCAGGACGAGGACCTGTCGGCCCAGGAGCTCAGCTGGAAGGACTGCCCGGCCCCGTCCCGGGCCGAGGGCGGCGGTGACCCGCCCTCTCCCCTGCCGGGCGGCGCCGAGTGGCAGTGCGCCACCCTCAAGGCCCCGCTCGACTGGGCCAAGCCCAAGGGCGACACGATCGACCTCGCGCTGATCCGGGCCAAGGCCAGCGGCGCCGAGGACAGGCGCATCGGCTCGCTCGTCTTCAACTTCGGCGGCCCCGGCGGTTCGGGCGTCACCACACTGCCCGCCTTCGGCGCGGACTACGCGACCCTGCGCACCCGCTACGACCTGGTGAGCTTCGACCCCCGGGGAGTCGGCCGCAGTGCCCCCGTGGAGTGCCTGAACGCCCCCCAGCTCGACTACTGGTTCGAGCAGGACTGGACCCCGGACGACTTGGCCGAGCGCACCGCGCTGATGGCCAACACCAAGGAGTTCAACGCGGCCTGCGAGGAGAACTCCCAGAAGATGCTGCCGCATGTGCGCACCACCGACGCGGCCCGCGACATGGACCTGATGCGCCAGGTCCTCGGCGACGACAAGCTGTACTACTTCGGCATCTCGTACGGCACCGAACTCGGCGGCGTCTACGCCCACCTCTTTCCGAAGCGCGTGGGGCGCGCGGTCTTCGACGCGGTCGTCGACCCGACGCAGAGCAGTGAGCAGGGTTCCCTCGGACAGGCCGAGGGCTTCCAGCTCGCGCTCGACAACTTCGCCGAGGACTGCACCTCCAAGCCCGAGGACTGTCCCGTCGGCGACACCGTCCAGGACGTCAAGGACCGCATCGCCAAGCTGCTCGCGGACCTCGACAGGAAACCCATCCCGGGAATCGGCCAACGGCCGCTGACGCAGACCGCCGCGACCAACGGCATCGCGCAGTCGCTGTACTCGAAGGACTTCTGGGAGTACCTCGTCGAGGGCCTGGAGCAGGCGTACGACGGCGACGGCAGGATCCTGATGCTGCTGTCCGACTCGATGAACGGGCGGAGCGAGAACGGCGAGTACAGCAACATCACCGCCGCCAACATCGCCATCAACTGCGCCGACGACAGACCCCGGTACACCGCGACCGACGTCGAGCGCAGGCTGCCCGCGTTCCGCGCCGCGTCCCCGCTGTTCGGCGACTTCATGGCCTGGTCCATGGTGAGCTGCACCGACTGGGCGGTGGCGGGCGCCGCCGACCGTCCCGACGTGAACGCGGCCGGCTCCGCGCCGATCCTCGTGGTGGGGAACACGGGCGATCCGGCGACCCCCTACGAGGGCGCCCGGAAGATGGTGGAGGCGCTCGGCACGGGCGTGGGTGTCGAGCTCACGTACAAGGGGCAGGGGCACGGGGCCTACGGCAGCAAGAACAGGTGTGTGCAGGCGGCGGTGGACGGTTACCTCCTGAACGGGAAGGTGCCGGCGGCGGGCACCGTCTGTTCATGA
- the moeZ gene encoding adenylyltransferase/sulfurtransferase MoeZ has product MSLPPLVEPAAELTVDEVRRYSRHLIIPDVGMDGQKRLKNAKVLCVGAGGLGSPALMYLAAAGVGTLGIVEFDEVDESNLQRQIIHSQADIGRSKAESARDSVLGINPYVNVILHEERLEAENVMDIFSQYDLIVDGTDNFATRYLVNDACVLLNKPYVWGSIYRFDGQASVFWSEHGPCYRCLYPEPPPPGMVPSCAEGGVLGVLCASIGSIQVTEAIKVLTGTGEPLVGRLMIYDALEMQYRQVKVRKDPNCAVCGENPTVTELIDYEAFCGVVSEEAQEAAAGSTITPKQLKEWIDDGENIEIIDVREINEYEIVSIPGAKLIPKNEFLMGTALEGLPQDKKIVLHCKTGVRSAEVLAVLKSAGFSDAVHVGGGVIGWVNQIEPDKPVY; this is encoded by the coding sequence GTGTCGCTGCCACCCCTGGTCGAGCCGGCCGCCGAGCTCACCGTAGACGAGGTCCGCAGGTACTCCCGCCACCTGATCATCCCCGACGTAGGGATGGACGGGCAGAAGCGGCTGAAGAACGCCAAGGTGCTCTGTGTGGGCGCCGGCGGCCTGGGCTCGCCGGCGCTGATGTACCTGGCCGCGGCGGGCGTCGGCACGCTCGGCATCGTGGAGTTCGACGAGGTCGACGAGTCGAACCTGCAGCGGCAGATCATCCACAGCCAGGCCGACATCGGCCGATCCAAGGCCGAGTCCGCCCGCGACTCCGTCCTCGGCATCAACCCGTACGTGAACGTGATCCTTCACGAAGAGCGGCTCGAGGCCGAGAACGTGATGGACATCTTCAGCCAGTACGACCTGATCGTCGACGGCACCGACAACTTCGCGACCCGCTACCTGGTCAACGACGCGTGCGTGCTGCTCAACAAGCCGTACGTCTGGGGCTCGATCTACCGCTTCGACGGCCAGGCCTCCGTCTTCTGGTCCGAGCACGGTCCCTGCTACCGCTGCCTGTACCCGGAGCCCCCGCCGCCGGGCATGGTCCCCTCCTGCGCCGAGGGCGGCGTCCTGGGCGTGCTGTGCGCGTCCATCGGCTCCATCCAGGTCACCGAGGCCATCAAGGTCCTCACCGGCACCGGCGAGCCGCTCGTCGGCCGCCTGATGATCTACGACGCCCTGGAGATGCAGTACCGCCAGGTCAAGGTCCGCAAGGACCCGAACTGCGCGGTCTGCGGCGAGAACCCGACCGTCACCGAGCTCATCGACTACGAGGCCTTCTGCGGCGTCGTCTCCGAGGAGGCCCAGGAGGCGGCCGCCGGCTCGACGATCACTCCCAAGCAGCTCAAGGAGTGGATCGACGACGGCGAGAACATCGAGATCATCGACGTCCGCGAGATCAACGAGTACGAGATCGTCTCGATCCCCGGCGCCAAGCTGATCCCGAAGAACGAGTTCCTCATGGGCACCGCCCTGGAGGGCCTTCCGCAGGACAAGAAGATCGTCCTGCACTGCAAGACGGGTGTCCGCAGTGCGGAAGTCCTCGCGGTCCTGAAGTCCGCGGGCTTCTCCGACGCGGTCCACGTCGGCGGCGGTGTGATCGGCTGGGTCAACCAGATCGAGCCCGACAAGCCGGTCTACTAG
- a CDS encoding alpha/beta hydrolase — MGRFVRWAAATAAAALLAAGCSGGSSGGSSGGDEDEPTRNTGDAQALPASLTSQQLDWGRCKATGDSSPPGNDWRCATLKTPLDWSKPDGETIDLALIRTKARGGDRIGSLLFDFGGPGLTGVGTLPAYAATASLLRERYDLVSWDPRGVGASEGVRCRSDKEIQAAESVDATPDTPAEERAYLQDATDFARGCEKDAGKLLAHVSTTDTARDMDLMRQVLGDREMYYFGISYGTQLGGVYAHLFPEKVGRMVLDAVVDPSADAVGHRRNQARGFQRALDNYLKSTGQDPARGSRKIADLLERIDAKPLDTFSGRKLTQVLAFTGIVYPLYRQDSWPSLTSALRTAEQGDGSELLALADGYNERDPSGHYGLLPHSQRVISCLDDRQRPTLAQAKRLLPEFERISPVFGPFLGWDAAGWCHDWPVAGQSRTPEVSAPGAAPVLVVGNTGDPATPYEGARKMADELGKGVGVELTWEGQGHTAYGNGSDCVDSTVNAYLLKGTVPKDGKVCAQGQ, encoded by the coding sequence ATGGGGCGTTTCGTACGGTGGGCGGCGGCGACCGCCGCGGCCGCGCTGCTGGCGGCGGGCTGTTCCGGCGGCTCGTCGGGGGGCTCGTCCGGCGGTGACGAGGACGAGCCGACCCGCAACACGGGGGACGCGCAGGCGCTGCCTGCCTCGCTGACCTCGCAGCAGCTCGACTGGGGCCGCTGCAAGGCCACCGGGGACTCTTCCCCGCCGGGCAACGACTGGCGGTGCGCGACGCTGAAGACGCCCCTGGACTGGTCGAAGCCGGACGGCGAGACGATCGACCTCGCGCTGATCCGCACCAAGGCCCGCGGCGGTGACCGCATCGGCTCGCTCCTCTTCGACTTCGGCGGCCCCGGCCTCACTGGTGTGGGCACACTCCCGGCCTACGCCGCCACCGCCTCCCTCCTGCGCGAGCGGTACGACCTGGTGAGCTGGGACCCGCGCGGGGTCGGCGCCAGCGAAGGCGTCCGCTGCCGCAGCGACAAGGAGATCCAGGCGGCCGAGTCGGTGGACGCCACCCCGGACACCCCGGCCGAGGAACGGGCCTACCTCCAGGACGCCACCGACTTCGCGCGGGGCTGCGAGAAGGACGCGGGCAAGCTGCTGGCGCACGTCTCGACCACCGACACCGCGCGCGACATGGATTTGATGCGTCAGGTCCTGGGCGACCGCGAGATGTACTACTTCGGCATCTCGTACGGCACCCAGCTGGGCGGTGTCTACGCCCACCTGTTCCCGGAGAAGGTCGGGCGGATGGTGCTCGACGCGGTCGTCGACCCCAGCGCCGACGCGGTGGGCCACCGGAGGAACCAGGCCCGGGGCTTCCAGCGCGCGCTCGACAACTACCTGAAGTCCACCGGCCAGGACCCCGCGCGGGGCAGCCGGAAGATCGCGGACCTGCTGGAGCGGATCGACGCGAAGCCGTTGGACACCTTCTCCGGGCGGAAGCTGACCCAGGTGCTCGCGTTCACCGGCATCGTCTATCCGCTGTACCGCCAGGACAGCTGGCCCTCACTGACCAGCGCTCTCCGGACGGCCGAGCAGGGGGACGGCTCCGAACTGCTGGCGCTCGCCGACGGCTACAACGAGCGTGATCCGTCCGGGCACTACGGCCTGCTCCCGCATTCCCAACGGGTCATATCGTGCTTGGACGACAGGCAGCGGCCCACGCTCGCGCAGGCGAAGAGGCTGCTGCCGGAGTTCGAGAGGATCTCGCCGGTGTTCGGTCCCTTCCTGGGCTGGGACGCGGCCGGCTGGTGCCACGACTGGCCGGTGGCCGGGCAGTCGCGGACGCCGGAGGTGAGCGCGCCGGGTGCGGCACCGGTGCTGGTGGTCGGCAACACGGGCGATCCGGCGACGCCGTACGAGGGCGCCAGGAAGATGGCGGACGAGCTGGGCAAGGGGGTCGGTGTGGAGCTCACCTGGGAGGGCCAGGGGCACACGGCGTACGGGAACGGCAGCGACTGCGTGGACTCCACCGTGAACGCGTATCTGCTGAAGGGCACGGTGCCGAAGGACGGCAAGGTCTGCGCCCAGGGTCAATGA